Proteins encoded together in one Parus major isolate Abel chromosome 25LG2, Parus_major1.1, whole genome shotgun sequence window:
- the ARNT gene encoding aryl hydrocarbon receptor nuclear translocator isoform X9, producing MAATAASAEMASDVSSLGAAVGSGSSGSGAQAGGAQRPSKRRPGLDFDDDGEGNSKFLRCDDDPMPNDKERFARENHSEIERRRRNKMTAYITELSDMVPTCSALARKPDKLTILRMAVSHMKSLRGTGNTSTDGTYKPSFLTDQELKHLILEAADGFLFIVSCETGRVVYVSDSVTPVLNQPQSEWFGSTLYEQVHPDDVGKLREQLSTSENALTGRILDLKTGTVKKEGQQSMRMCMGSRRSFICRMRCGNSSVDPVSVNRLSFMRNRCRNGLGAAKDGEPHYVVVHCTGYIKAWPPAGVSLPDDDPDAGQGSKFCLVAIGRLQVTSSPNCTDMNNVCQPTEFISRHNTEGIFTFIDHRCVATVGYQPQELLGKDIVDFCHPEDQQLLRDSFQQVVKLKGQVLSVMFRFRSKNREWLWMRTSSFTFQNPYSDEIEYIICTNTNVKNSSQESRPALANSMPRPQLGQSVSLPLDMGTAPLPSRQQQPPQAELEVGPGRESLAGYEHSQVPVQPVSAAGPEHSKPLEKAESLFSQERDPRFGDIFPGISTDQSKAIPASTMPANPPLFAQGNTFTAARPAENFRSSSMVPPVNIIQQQQPSPAGRILPQIPRHSTPAQVSGTTWAAGTRPVFTPQQVASQAVKTRPPSFSMGTFQGTPSSFSSMAGPGSTASPTTVPYPALASRGTGFTTEAAQTPAPFQPRAADAVGMWPQWQGQHHGPGSGEQHVQQPQPSQPEVFPDMLTMLGDQGPNYSNEEFPELNIFPSFSE from the exons AGATGGCATCTGATGTTTCCTCGCTGGGTGCAGCTGTTGGCTCCGGGAGCTCCGGGTCGGGCgcccaggctggaggagctcagagGCCCAGCAAGAGACGGCCCGG gctTGATTTTGATGATGATGGAGAAGGGAACAGTAAATTCCTCAG ATGTGATGATGACCCGATGCCAAACGATAAAGAGAGATTTGCCAG GGAGAACCACAGCGAGATCGAGCGCAGGAGGAGGAACAAGATGACGGCCTACATCACGGAGCTGTCGGACATGGTGCCCACGTGCAGCGCCCTGGCCCGCAAGCCGGACAAGCTGACCATCCTGCGCATGGCCGTGTCCCACATGAAGTCCCTGCGTGGTACTGGCAACACCTCCACAGATGGCACCTACAAACCCTCCTTCCTCACCGACCAG gaaCTCAAACACCTGATCCTGGAGGCAGCTGATGGCTTCCTGTTCATCGTGTCCTGCGAGACGGGGCGTGTGGTGTACGTGTCGGACTCGGTGACGCCGGTGCTGAACCAGCCGCAGTCCGAGTGGTTCGGCAGCACCTTGTACGAGCAGGTGCACCCCGACGACGTGGGCAAGCTGCGGGAGCAGCTCTCCACCTCTGAGAACGCCCTCACAG gTCGTATCCTGGATTTGAAGACGGGGACGGTGAAGAAGGAAGGGCAGCAGTCCATGAGGATGTGCATGGGCTCCCGGAGATCTTTCATCTGCCGAATGAG GTGTGGCAACAGCTCTGTGGATCCAGTGTCTGTCAATCGTCTCAGCTTCATGAGGAATCGCTGCAG GAATGGTTTAGGTGCAGCCAAGGATGGAGAGCCTCACTACGTCGTCGTGCACTGCACGGGCTACATCAAAGCCTGGCCCCCAGCAG GTGTTTCCCTGCCTGACGATGACCCCGACGCTGGCCAGGGCAGCAAGTTCTGTCTCGTGGCCATTGGCAGGCTCCAG gTGACCAGCTCCCCCAACTGCACAGACATGAACAACGTCTGCCAGCCCACAGAATTCATCTCCCGACACAACACCGAAGGAATTTTCACCTTCATCGACCACCGCTGCGTGGCCACCGTGGGTTACCAGCCCCAG GAACTTTTGGGGAAAGACATTGTGGATTTCTGCCATCCAGAAGACCAACAGCTTTTACGGGACAGTTTTCAACAG GTGGTGAAGTTAAAAGGCCAGGTTCTGTCAGTCATGTTCCGCTTCCGATCCAAAAACCGGGAATGGCTGTGGATGAGAACCAGCTCGTTCACCTTCCAGAACCCCTACTCGGATGAGATCGAGTACATCATCTGCACCAACACCAACGTCAA GAACTCGAGCCAGGAGTCCCGGCCTGCCCTGGCAAACTCCATGCCAAGGcctcagctggggcagagcGTCAGCCTTCCCCTGGACATGGGCACGGCCCCACTGCCCTCAAG gcagcagcagccaccgcaggcagagctggaagtgGGCCCAGGAAGGGAGAGCTTGGCTGGGTACGAGCACTCACAG GTGCCCGTCCAGCCTGTGAGCGCTGCCGGCCCCGAGCACAGCAAGCCCCTGGAGAAGGCCGAGAGCCTGTTCAGCCAGGAGCGGGACCCTCGCTTCGGGGACATCTTCCCCGGCATCAGCACAG ACCAGAGCAAAGCCATCCCTGCCAGTACCATGCCGGCCAACCCGCCCCTCTTCGCCCAGGGAAACACCTTCACTGCTGCACGGCCTGCTGAGAACTTCAG gagcagcagcatggtCCCTCCAGTGAACAtcatccagcagcagcagccctcgCCCGCCGGCCGGATCTTACCCCAGATTCCCCGCCACTCCACCCCAGCTCAGGTCAGCGGGACcacctgggctgcagggacacggCCAGTGTTCACACCCCAG CAAGTGGCATCCCAGGCCGTGAAGACCCGACCGCCTTCCTTCAGCATGGGCACATTCCAGGGCACACCGTCCTCCTTCAGCTCCATGGCAGGGCCGGGATCGACGGCTTCTCCCACCACGGTGCCGTACCCAGCCTTGGCCAGCCGCGGCACAGGCTTCA ccacagaggcAGCGCAGACCCCGGCCCCGTTCCAGCCCCGCGCCGCCGACGCCGTGGGAATGTGGCCACAGTGGCAAGGACAGCACCATGGCCCGGGATCCGGGGAGCAGCAcgtgcagcagccccagcccagccagcctgaGGTCTTCCCA GACATGCTGACCATGCTGGGGGACCAAGGGCCCAACTACAGCAATGAAGAATTCCCAGAGCTGAATatattcccttctttttctgaataa
- the ARNT gene encoding aryl hydrocarbon receptor nuclear translocator isoform X2 produces the protein MAATAASAEMASDVSSLGAAVGSGSSGSGAQAGGAQRPSKRRPGLDFDDDGEGNSKFLRCDDDPMPNDKERFARSDDEQSSADKERLARENHSEIERRRRNKMTAYITELSDMVPTCSALARKPDKLTILRMAVSHMKSLRGTGNTSTDGTYKPSFLTDQELKHLILEAADGFLFIVSCETGRVVYVSDSVTPVLNQPQSEWFGSTLYEQVHPDDVGKLREQLSTSENALTEGTKPWCLSTKDAAAPPENASKGRILDLKTGTVKKEGQQSMRMCMGSRRSFICRMRCGNSSVDPVSVNRLSFMRNRCRNGLGAAKDGEPHYVVVHCTGYIKAWPPAGVSLPDDDPDAGQGSKFCLVAIGRLQVTSSPNCTDMNNVCQPTEFISRHNTEGIFTFIDHRCVATVGYQPQELLGKDIVDFCHPEDQQLLRDSFQQVVKLKGQVLSVMFRFRSKNREWLWMRTSSFTFQNPYSDEIEYIICTNTNVKNSSQESRPALANSMPRPQLGQSVSLPLDMGTAPLPSRQQQPPQAELEVGPGRESLAGYEHSQVPVQPVSAAGPEHSKPLEKAESLFSQERDPRFGDIFPGISTDQSKAIPASTMPANPPLFAQGNTFTAARPAENFRSSSMVPPVNIIQQQQPSPAGRILPQIPRHSTPAQVSGTTWAAGTRPVFTPQQVASQAVKTRPPSFSMGTFQGTPSSFSSMAGPGSTASPTTVPYPALASRGTGFTTEAAQTPAPFQPRAADAVGMWPQWQGQHHGPGSGEQHVQQPQPSQPEVFPDMLTMLGDQGPNYSNEEFPELNIFPSFSE, from the exons AGATGGCATCTGATGTTTCCTCGCTGGGTGCAGCTGTTGGCTCCGGGAGCTCCGGGTCGGGCgcccaggctggaggagctcagagGCCCAGCAAGAGACGGCCCGG gctTGATTTTGATGATGATGGAGAAGGGAACAGTAAATTCCTCAG ATGTGATGATGACCCGATGCCAAACGATAAAGAGAGATTTGCCAG gtctGATGATGAGCAGAGTTCAGCGGATAAGGAGAGACTTGCCAG GGAGAACCACAGCGAGATCGAGCGCAGGAGGAGGAACAAGATGACGGCCTACATCACGGAGCTGTCGGACATGGTGCCCACGTGCAGCGCCCTGGCCCGCAAGCCGGACAAGCTGACCATCCTGCGCATGGCCGTGTCCCACATGAAGTCCCTGCGTGGTACTGGCAACACCTCCACAGATGGCACCTACAAACCCTCCTTCCTCACCGACCAG gaaCTCAAACACCTGATCCTGGAGGCAGCTGATGGCTTCCTGTTCATCGTGTCCTGCGAGACGGGGCGTGTGGTGTACGTGTCGGACTCGGTGACGCCGGTGCTGAACCAGCCGCAGTCCGAGTGGTTCGGCAGCACCTTGTACGAGCAGGTGCACCCCGACGACGTGGGCAAGCTGCGGGAGCAGCTCTCCACCTCTGAGAACGCCCTCACAG AGGGAACCAAGCCCTGGTGCCTTTCTACCAAGGATGCTGCAGCCCCCCCTGAGAATGCATCTAAAG gTCGTATCCTGGATTTGAAGACGGGGACGGTGAAGAAGGAAGGGCAGCAGTCCATGAGGATGTGCATGGGCTCCCGGAGATCTTTCATCTGCCGAATGAG GTGTGGCAACAGCTCTGTGGATCCAGTGTCTGTCAATCGTCTCAGCTTCATGAGGAATCGCTGCAG GAATGGTTTAGGTGCAGCCAAGGATGGAGAGCCTCACTACGTCGTCGTGCACTGCACGGGCTACATCAAAGCCTGGCCCCCAGCAG GTGTTTCCCTGCCTGACGATGACCCCGACGCTGGCCAGGGCAGCAAGTTCTGTCTCGTGGCCATTGGCAGGCTCCAG gTGACCAGCTCCCCCAACTGCACAGACATGAACAACGTCTGCCAGCCCACAGAATTCATCTCCCGACACAACACCGAAGGAATTTTCACCTTCATCGACCACCGCTGCGTGGCCACCGTGGGTTACCAGCCCCAG GAACTTTTGGGGAAAGACATTGTGGATTTCTGCCATCCAGAAGACCAACAGCTTTTACGGGACAGTTTTCAACAG GTGGTGAAGTTAAAAGGCCAGGTTCTGTCAGTCATGTTCCGCTTCCGATCCAAAAACCGGGAATGGCTGTGGATGAGAACCAGCTCGTTCACCTTCCAGAACCCCTACTCGGATGAGATCGAGTACATCATCTGCACCAACACCAACGTCAA GAACTCGAGCCAGGAGTCCCGGCCTGCCCTGGCAAACTCCATGCCAAGGcctcagctggggcagagcGTCAGCCTTCCCCTGGACATGGGCACGGCCCCACTGCCCTCAAG gcagcagcagccaccgcaggcagagctggaagtgGGCCCAGGAAGGGAGAGCTTGGCTGGGTACGAGCACTCACAG GTGCCCGTCCAGCCTGTGAGCGCTGCCGGCCCCGAGCACAGCAAGCCCCTGGAGAAGGCCGAGAGCCTGTTCAGCCAGGAGCGGGACCCTCGCTTCGGGGACATCTTCCCCGGCATCAGCACAG ACCAGAGCAAAGCCATCCCTGCCAGTACCATGCCGGCCAACCCGCCCCTCTTCGCCCAGGGAAACACCTTCACTGCTGCACGGCCTGCTGAGAACTTCAG gagcagcagcatggtCCCTCCAGTGAACAtcatccagcagcagcagccctcgCCCGCCGGCCGGATCTTACCCCAGATTCCCCGCCACTCCACCCCAGCTCAGGTCAGCGGGACcacctgggctgcagggacacggCCAGTGTTCACACCCCAG CAAGTGGCATCCCAGGCCGTGAAGACCCGACCGCCTTCCTTCAGCATGGGCACATTCCAGGGCACACCGTCCTCCTTCAGCTCCATGGCAGGGCCGGGATCGACGGCTTCTCCCACCACGGTGCCGTACCCAGCCTTGGCCAGCCGCGGCACAGGCTTCA ccacagaggcAGCGCAGACCCCGGCCCCGTTCCAGCCCCGCGCCGCCGACGCCGTGGGAATGTGGCCACAGTGGCAAGGACAGCACCATGGCCCGGGATCCGGGGAGCAGCAcgtgcagcagccccagcccagccagcctgaGGTCTTCCCA GACATGCTGACCATGCTGGGGGACCAAGGGCCCAACTACAGCAATGAAGAATTCCCAGAGCTGAATatattcccttctttttctgaataa
- the ARNT gene encoding aryl hydrocarbon receptor nuclear translocator isoform X1: MAATAASAEMASDVSSLGAAVGSGSSGSGAQAGGAQRPSKRRPGLDFDDDGEGNSKFLRCDDDPMPNDKERFARSDDEQSSADKERLARENHSEIERRRRNKMTAYITELSDMVPTCSALARKPDKLTILRMAVSHMKSLRGTGNTSTDGTYKPSFLTDQELKHLILEAADGFLFIVSCETGRVVYVSDSVTPVLNQPQSEWFGSTLYEQVHPDDVGKLREQLSTSENALTEGTKPWCLSTKDAAAPPENASKGRILDLKTGTVKKEGQQSMRMCMGSRRSFICRMRCGNSSVDPVSVNRLSFMRNRCRNGLGAAKDGEPHYVVVHCTGYIKAWPPAGVSLPDDDPDAGQGSKFCLVAIGRLQVTSSPNCTDMNNVCQPTEFISRHNTEGIFTFIDHRCVATVGYQPQELLGKDIVDFCHPEDQQLLRDSFQQVVKLKGQVLSVMFRFRSKNREWLWMRTSSFTFQNPYSDEIEYIICTNTNVKNSSQESRPALANSMPRPQLGQSVSLPLDMGTAPLPSRQQQPPQAELEVGPGRESLAGYEHSQVPVQPVSAAGPEHSKPLEKAESLFSQERDPRFGDIFPGISTDQSKAIPASTMPANPPLFAQGNTFTAARPAENFRSSSMVPPVNIIQQQQPSPAGRILPQIPRHSTPAQVSGTTWAAGTRPVFTPQQVASQAVKTRPPSFSMGTFQGTPSSFSSMAGPGSTASPTTVPYPALASRGTGFTATEAAQTPAPFQPRAADAVGMWPQWQGQHHGPGSGEQHVQQPQPSQPEVFPDMLTMLGDQGPNYSNEEFPELNIFPSFSE, encoded by the exons AGATGGCATCTGATGTTTCCTCGCTGGGTGCAGCTGTTGGCTCCGGGAGCTCCGGGTCGGGCgcccaggctggaggagctcagagGCCCAGCAAGAGACGGCCCGG gctTGATTTTGATGATGATGGAGAAGGGAACAGTAAATTCCTCAG ATGTGATGATGACCCGATGCCAAACGATAAAGAGAGATTTGCCAG gtctGATGATGAGCAGAGTTCAGCGGATAAGGAGAGACTTGCCAG GGAGAACCACAGCGAGATCGAGCGCAGGAGGAGGAACAAGATGACGGCCTACATCACGGAGCTGTCGGACATGGTGCCCACGTGCAGCGCCCTGGCCCGCAAGCCGGACAAGCTGACCATCCTGCGCATGGCCGTGTCCCACATGAAGTCCCTGCGTGGTACTGGCAACACCTCCACAGATGGCACCTACAAACCCTCCTTCCTCACCGACCAG gaaCTCAAACACCTGATCCTGGAGGCAGCTGATGGCTTCCTGTTCATCGTGTCCTGCGAGACGGGGCGTGTGGTGTACGTGTCGGACTCGGTGACGCCGGTGCTGAACCAGCCGCAGTCCGAGTGGTTCGGCAGCACCTTGTACGAGCAGGTGCACCCCGACGACGTGGGCAAGCTGCGGGAGCAGCTCTCCACCTCTGAGAACGCCCTCACAG AGGGAACCAAGCCCTGGTGCCTTTCTACCAAGGATGCTGCAGCCCCCCCTGAGAATGCATCTAAAG gTCGTATCCTGGATTTGAAGACGGGGACGGTGAAGAAGGAAGGGCAGCAGTCCATGAGGATGTGCATGGGCTCCCGGAGATCTTTCATCTGCCGAATGAG GTGTGGCAACAGCTCTGTGGATCCAGTGTCTGTCAATCGTCTCAGCTTCATGAGGAATCGCTGCAG GAATGGTTTAGGTGCAGCCAAGGATGGAGAGCCTCACTACGTCGTCGTGCACTGCACGGGCTACATCAAAGCCTGGCCCCCAGCAG GTGTTTCCCTGCCTGACGATGACCCCGACGCTGGCCAGGGCAGCAAGTTCTGTCTCGTGGCCATTGGCAGGCTCCAG gTGACCAGCTCCCCCAACTGCACAGACATGAACAACGTCTGCCAGCCCACAGAATTCATCTCCCGACACAACACCGAAGGAATTTTCACCTTCATCGACCACCGCTGCGTGGCCACCGTGGGTTACCAGCCCCAG GAACTTTTGGGGAAAGACATTGTGGATTTCTGCCATCCAGAAGACCAACAGCTTTTACGGGACAGTTTTCAACAG GTGGTGAAGTTAAAAGGCCAGGTTCTGTCAGTCATGTTCCGCTTCCGATCCAAAAACCGGGAATGGCTGTGGATGAGAACCAGCTCGTTCACCTTCCAGAACCCCTACTCGGATGAGATCGAGTACATCATCTGCACCAACACCAACGTCAA GAACTCGAGCCAGGAGTCCCGGCCTGCCCTGGCAAACTCCATGCCAAGGcctcagctggggcagagcGTCAGCCTTCCCCTGGACATGGGCACGGCCCCACTGCCCTCAAG gcagcagcagccaccgcaggcagagctggaagtgGGCCCAGGAAGGGAGAGCTTGGCTGGGTACGAGCACTCACAG GTGCCCGTCCAGCCTGTGAGCGCTGCCGGCCCCGAGCACAGCAAGCCCCTGGAGAAGGCCGAGAGCCTGTTCAGCCAGGAGCGGGACCCTCGCTTCGGGGACATCTTCCCCGGCATCAGCACAG ACCAGAGCAAAGCCATCCCTGCCAGTACCATGCCGGCCAACCCGCCCCTCTTCGCCCAGGGAAACACCTTCACTGCTGCACGGCCTGCTGAGAACTTCAG gagcagcagcatggtCCCTCCAGTGAACAtcatccagcagcagcagccctcgCCCGCCGGCCGGATCTTACCCCAGATTCCCCGCCACTCCACCCCAGCTCAGGTCAGCGGGACcacctgggctgcagggacacggCCAGTGTTCACACCCCAG CAAGTGGCATCCCAGGCCGTGAAGACCCGACCGCCTTCCTTCAGCATGGGCACATTCCAGGGCACACCGTCCTCCTTCAGCTCCATGGCAGGGCCGGGATCGACGGCTTCTCCCACCACGGTGCCGTACCCAGCCTTGGCCAGCCGCGGCACAGGCTTCA cagccacagaggcAGCGCAGACCCCGGCCCCGTTCCAGCCCCGCGCCGCCGACGCCGTGGGAATGTGGCCACAGTGGCAAGGACAGCACCATGGCCCGGGATCCGGGGAGCAGCAcgtgcagcagccccagcccagccagcctgaGGTCTTCCCA GACATGCTGACCATGCTGGGGGACCAAGGGCCCAACTACAGCAATGAAGAATTCCCAGAGCTGAATatattcccttctttttctgaataa
- the ARNT gene encoding aryl hydrocarbon receptor nuclear translocator isoform X4, producing MAATAASAEMASDVSSLGAAVGSGSSGSGAQAGGAQRPSKRRPGLDFDDDGEGNSKFLRCDDDPMPNDKERFARENHSEIERRRRNKMTAYITELSDMVPTCSALARKPDKLTILRMAVSHMKSLRGTGNTSTDGTYKPSFLTDQELKHLILEAADGFLFIVSCETGRVVYVSDSVTPVLNQPQSEWFGSTLYEQVHPDDVGKLREQLSTSENALTEGTKPWCLSTKDAAAPPENASKGRILDLKTGTVKKEGQQSMRMCMGSRRSFICRMRCGNSSVDPVSVNRLSFMRNRCRNGLGAAKDGEPHYVVVHCTGYIKAWPPAGVSLPDDDPDAGQGSKFCLVAIGRLQVTSSPNCTDMNNVCQPTEFISRHNTEGIFTFIDHRCVATVGYQPQELLGKDIVDFCHPEDQQLLRDSFQQVVKLKGQVLSVMFRFRSKNREWLWMRTSSFTFQNPYSDEIEYIICTNTNVKNSSQESRPALANSMPRPQLGQSVSLPLDMGTAPLPSRQQQPPQAELEVGPGRESLAGYEHSQVPVQPVSAAGPEHSKPLEKAESLFSQERDPRFGDIFPGISTDQSKAIPASTMPANPPLFAQGNTFTAARPAENFRSSSMVPPVNIIQQQQPSPAGRILPQIPRHSTPAQVSGTTWAAGTRPVFTPQQVASQAVKTRPPSFSMGTFQGTPSSFSSMAGPGSTASPTTVPYPALASRGTGFTATEAAQTPAPFQPRAADAVGMWPQWQGQHHGPGSGEQHVQQPQPSQPEVFPDMLTMLGDQGPNYSNEEFPELNIFPSFSE from the exons AGATGGCATCTGATGTTTCCTCGCTGGGTGCAGCTGTTGGCTCCGGGAGCTCCGGGTCGGGCgcccaggctggaggagctcagagGCCCAGCAAGAGACGGCCCGG gctTGATTTTGATGATGATGGAGAAGGGAACAGTAAATTCCTCAG ATGTGATGATGACCCGATGCCAAACGATAAAGAGAGATTTGCCAG GGAGAACCACAGCGAGATCGAGCGCAGGAGGAGGAACAAGATGACGGCCTACATCACGGAGCTGTCGGACATGGTGCCCACGTGCAGCGCCCTGGCCCGCAAGCCGGACAAGCTGACCATCCTGCGCATGGCCGTGTCCCACATGAAGTCCCTGCGTGGTACTGGCAACACCTCCACAGATGGCACCTACAAACCCTCCTTCCTCACCGACCAG gaaCTCAAACACCTGATCCTGGAGGCAGCTGATGGCTTCCTGTTCATCGTGTCCTGCGAGACGGGGCGTGTGGTGTACGTGTCGGACTCGGTGACGCCGGTGCTGAACCAGCCGCAGTCCGAGTGGTTCGGCAGCACCTTGTACGAGCAGGTGCACCCCGACGACGTGGGCAAGCTGCGGGAGCAGCTCTCCACCTCTGAGAACGCCCTCACAG AGGGAACCAAGCCCTGGTGCCTTTCTACCAAGGATGCTGCAGCCCCCCCTGAGAATGCATCTAAAG gTCGTATCCTGGATTTGAAGACGGGGACGGTGAAGAAGGAAGGGCAGCAGTCCATGAGGATGTGCATGGGCTCCCGGAGATCTTTCATCTGCCGAATGAG GTGTGGCAACAGCTCTGTGGATCCAGTGTCTGTCAATCGTCTCAGCTTCATGAGGAATCGCTGCAG GAATGGTTTAGGTGCAGCCAAGGATGGAGAGCCTCACTACGTCGTCGTGCACTGCACGGGCTACATCAAAGCCTGGCCCCCAGCAG GTGTTTCCCTGCCTGACGATGACCCCGACGCTGGCCAGGGCAGCAAGTTCTGTCTCGTGGCCATTGGCAGGCTCCAG gTGACCAGCTCCCCCAACTGCACAGACATGAACAACGTCTGCCAGCCCACAGAATTCATCTCCCGACACAACACCGAAGGAATTTTCACCTTCATCGACCACCGCTGCGTGGCCACCGTGGGTTACCAGCCCCAG GAACTTTTGGGGAAAGACATTGTGGATTTCTGCCATCCAGAAGACCAACAGCTTTTACGGGACAGTTTTCAACAG GTGGTGAAGTTAAAAGGCCAGGTTCTGTCAGTCATGTTCCGCTTCCGATCCAAAAACCGGGAATGGCTGTGGATGAGAACCAGCTCGTTCACCTTCCAGAACCCCTACTCGGATGAGATCGAGTACATCATCTGCACCAACACCAACGTCAA GAACTCGAGCCAGGAGTCCCGGCCTGCCCTGGCAAACTCCATGCCAAGGcctcagctggggcagagcGTCAGCCTTCCCCTGGACATGGGCACGGCCCCACTGCCCTCAAG gcagcagcagccaccgcaggcagagctggaagtgGGCCCAGGAAGGGAGAGCTTGGCTGGGTACGAGCACTCACAG GTGCCCGTCCAGCCTGTGAGCGCTGCCGGCCCCGAGCACAGCAAGCCCCTGGAGAAGGCCGAGAGCCTGTTCAGCCAGGAGCGGGACCCTCGCTTCGGGGACATCTTCCCCGGCATCAGCACAG ACCAGAGCAAAGCCATCCCTGCCAGTACCATGCCGGCCAACCCGCCCCTCTTCGCCCAGGGAAACACCTTCACTGCTGCACGGCCTGCTGAGAACTTCAG gagcagcagcatggtCCCTCCAGTGAACAtcatccagcagcagcagccctcgCCCGCCGGCCGGATCTTACCCCAGATTCCCCGCCACTCCACCCCAGCTCAGGTCAGCGGGACcacctgggctgcagggacacggCCAGTGTTCACACCCCAG CAAGTGGCATCCCAGGCCGTGAAGACCCGACCGCCTTCCTTCAGCATGGGCACATTCCAGGGCACACCGTCCTCCTTCAGCTCCATGGCAGGGCCGGGATCGACGGCTTCTCCCACCACGGTGCCGTACCCAGCCTTGGCCAGCCGCGGCACAGGCTTCA cagccacagaggcAGCGCAGACCCCGGCCCCGTTCCAGCCCCGCGCCGCCGACGCCGTGGGAATGTGGCCACAGTGGCAAGGACAGCACCATGGCCCGGGATCCGGGGAGCAGCAcgtgcagcagccccagcccagccagcctgaGGTCTTCCCA GACATGCTGACCATGCTGGGGGACCAAGGGCCCAACTACAGCAATGAAGAATTCCCAGAGCTGAATatattcccttctttttctgaataa